TCGCACGCTCTACGACGAAAGCGCCGCAATCGAGGAGACGCTGGCAAACGTCACCGTCGGCGGCAGAGCCGCAAAACGCCTGAACGACCGCATGATCGGCGACGTGCCGACGAAGCACGCACTCGGCAAACTGCTAGAATACGAGTTCATCGACGGCTTTTCGCCGACGCACCTCGGGCGCGTCATCACGAGTCACTTCCTTGCACCCGACGAAGCCTTCCGAATCGTGGACGGCATCAGGAAAGACAGACATCCGTTCGACATCGTTGCCGACCTCGAACTGTTCGATGATGACGAGTAACAACCCCGAGCGCGAAACGAAACGCTTTACAGTGCAAGTGCGCTACTCGTGAGTACGGGATCGTGGGGTAGCTTGGTATCCTTTCGGCCTTGGGTGCCGATAACCCCGGTTCAAATCCGGGCGATCCCATTCTTGATTTCTTAGTCCGTGAGCGTCGCTAGCCGTCTGATTTTGGTAATCGGTTGCTTGAAAAAGGAGATGCGGCGAAGTTCCGTCGCTTACTGGCTCTGTTCTGCCTGCGCTTCCGACTCCGCGGTCTCTTCCTCGGTTTCGGTCGAATCGCCGGCCATCGCCGTCTTGATTTTTCGCTTGACGACGAAATAGCCGCCAACTGCAATCGCGCCGAACGCAACTGCACCGACTTTGCCGAATTTTCGGTATCCGAACTTTGCGGCCTTTTTACCGACCGTCAATGGTCCAAGCATAGGGGATGGATTGGTGCACAGCGGAGAAGGTGATGGGGTTGCAATCGCAAGGGGATTATTACGTATCCCAGTCATTGCTGGATTTATTGACTGAAAAGCATGAATGGCGATGGCTCGCTGTAACCGTAATCTCATCAATCAAGAACAATATTGAGAAGAGAAAGATAGAATAACTTATAGCCACATAACACATACTTGATAGCGATGATTTGGGCCGTGATACAAAAACTGATGAATGGTGAGGCTATCGAGAAATGGATAAAACGCGCGGGGGTGGGAAACAACGCCGAAGCGGGAGCGAACGCAGAACAAATCGAAATCATCGAATCGAAACCCGAACGGAGAGCGAAATCCGAATCGGAACCAAAGCAAGTGTCGATGACCGATTTCGCGTCCGAAAGTGGATTGACACCCGAGGAATACATCGTGCGTCTGCTCGAAGGGCACAGCGGTAAACGACGCCAACAGGAACTCATTGCGGAAACCGGCTGGTCGCGTTCGACAGTCAGCAGATTGCTCGGGAGGATGGAAGCACGAGGCGAAATTGTTCGTGTTCGTCTCGGAAATAAAAACGTAGTTTATCTCCCCGATTCTGTGCCCACGTTTGCTCGCCGAATCGACCCTGTTCCAATCCCGGAACGCTGACGAATTTTGCGAAAGTTCTTACGTAATCGGCGACCAAGAGTTGATGAATGGCTCGCGCGGAAAATACGGAACTGGTAGACCGATTCGAGCAGTTCTACCGGCGATATTACGGCGACCAAGTCGGGGAACTCGCCCAGCAGTACCCGAACGAAAAGCGGTCGCTGTACATCGACTGGAACGACCTGTATCGGTACGACGCGGACATCGCAGACGACTACCTCGCGCAACCACAACAGTTGCAAGAGTACGCGGAGGAAGCACTCCGCCTGTACGACCTCCCCGTGGACGTGAGCCTCGGCCAAGCACACGTCCGCCTGCAAGACCTGCCGGAGCACACGGACATCCGCGCAATTCGTGCCCGGCACGTCAATACGATGGTCAGCGTGCAGGGAATCATCCGCAAGGCGACGGGCGTCCGACCGAAGATTCAGGAGGCCGCCTTCGAATGTCAGCGTTGTGGAACGCTGACGCTCATTCCGCAATCCGGTGGCGATTTTCAGGAACCGCACGAATGTCAGGGCTGTGAGCGACAGGGACCGTTCCGAATCAACTTCGACCAGTCCGAGTTCATCGACTCGCAGAAACTCCGCGTGCAGGAGAGTCCGGAAGGACTCCGCGGCGGTGAGACGCCACAGAGCATCGACATCCACATCGAGGACGACATCACCGGCAACGTCTCTCCCGGCGACCACGTGACGGTCACTGGAATCCTCCACCTCGAACAGCAGGGAAGCGGACAGGAGAAGTCCGCCGTTTTCGACGTCTACATGGACGGCGTTTCGGTCGTCATCGAGGACGAAGAGTTCGAGGACATGGACATCACAGACGAGGACAAAGAGGAAATCGTCGAGCTCTCGAACGAACCGGACATCTACGAGCAGATGGTCGATTCCATCGCACCCGCCATCTACGGCTACGAGGAGGAGAAAATAGCGATGATTCTTCAGCTCTTTTCCGGCGTGACCAAACACCTCCCCGACGGGTCGCGGATTCGCGGCGACTTGCATATGCTTCTTATCGGTGATCCGGGTACCGGAAAGAGTCAGATGTTATCATATATTCAACACATTGCACCTCGTTCCGTCTACACCTCCGGTAAGGGCTCCTCCTCAGCAGGTTTAACCGCAGCGGCAGTTCGCGACGACTTCGGTGACGGGCAACAGTGGACACTGGAAGCGGGTGCGCTCGTTCTCGCCGACAAGGGAATCGCGGCAGTGGACGAACTGGACAAAATGAGTCCGGACGACCGCTCCGCCATGCACGAGGGATTGGAACAGCAGAAAATCAGCGTGAGCAAAGCCGGAATTAATGCGACGTTAAAGTCCCGCTGTTCGCTTCTTGGCGCGGCGAACCCGAAGTACGGGCGATTCGACCAGTACGAATCAATCGGGGAGCAAATCGACCTCGAACCCGCGCTCATCTCACGGTTCGACCTCATCTTCACGGTGACGGACAAACCCGACCCAGACCACGACGCACGACTCGCGGAACACATCCTACAAACCAACTTTGCAGGCGAACTGAACACGCAGCGGACGGAAATCAACGCCCCGAACATCAGCGAAGAACAGGTGCAAAGCCAGACGGAAGAGGTCGCCCCGGCAATAGACGCGGAACTCCTTCGAAAGTACATCGCCTACGCGAAATCGAACATCTATCCGACGATGAAACCGGAGGCCCGGGAGGCGATTCGGGATTTCTACGTCGATTTGCGTTCGAAAGGTACGGACGAGGACGCACCGATTCCGGTGACCGCGCGAAAACTAGAGGCACTGGTTCGACTGGCGGAGGCCAGCGCCCGAGTTCGGCTGTCGGATACGGTCGAACAGGAAGACGCGAATCGTGTCATCGAAATCGTTCGGTCGTGTCTACAGGACATCGGTGTTGACCCGGAAACGGGGCAGTTCGACGCCGACGTGGTCGAAACGGGAACGTCGAAAACCCAGCGCGACCGTATCAAAAATATCAAACAGCTCATTGCGAGTATCGAGGAGGAGTACGACGAAGGTGCTCCCGTCGAAGTCGTCCTCGACAGGGCGGACGAAATCGGTTTAGATCCGTCCAAGGCAGAGCACGAAATTAACAAGCTAAAGCAGAAAGGCGAGGTGTACGAACCGTCCACCGACCATCTTCGAACGACCTAACATGGACAGAATTTCCGCACTCCGCAACATCGAGGATGCACTTTCCGCGTTCGAATCCGGCGAGAACGACCTGCAAGCCACAGAGCAGCAAGTGCTAGCGGTACTGAGAACATACGCAACCGAGTTCGAGAGCGAGGGCAATTTGTCCGCATATCGGGCACGAGGAGACAATCGGGCCGACGGTGTCGTCGTCGTTGCGGAGTCAGCGGAATCCGCACGAACGCGGGTTTATGAACTGCTCGGCGACCATGATGTCGATTTCAGGGTAGATATTATATAGCGACTGTCAAAATTTGGAATATGGAAAAATAAATAAACATGCTCCGGGAATAGGAAAGACATAGAACTGCGTTCGCAGGTGTATCAAATGGGACAGCATCGACAAAGATTTCGGGACTTATCCAGCCCATAATAATGCAGGTGGCCAAACGATACACACTGGATGGCACGGGACGGATCACACAAAGATCGAACGCGGTATCGCCGAGGGCAGCCTAGTATGAGCGGTGTTCCGGCGAGTTTGGACGGCGAATCCAGTATTTTAGTTCTCGCACCGTCGATGAGCACGGAGGCCGACGAAACGTGCATCGATCTGCTCACGCAAGCGCCGTCGGAACAGGAAAACGTTCTCTGGGTCACGTTCACTCGGTCGCCGGACGGCTGTTTGCAGGATTGGCTCTCACACGCTGGTGGACGTCCGGCAAATCTCCGGTTTCTGAGCGTGGGAGAGACGGTTCGCTCCGTTGCCGCATCCTCGTCCGTGCACGAGACGCCGAACGAAGCGGTTATCGACACCCTCTCCAATCCCGGCGATTTGACCGGACTTGGAATCAAAGTCAGCGAAATCCTCCAGCAGTGGCACGGAAACGGCTACGAGACTGTTGCGTGTTTCCATTCGCTCACCGCCCTGCTCCAGTACTCCGACGTACAAACCGTCTACAAGTTCCTTCACGTGCTCACGGGACGCTTCGCCACCGCGGACGTGAGCGCTCATTTCCACCTTGACCCCGAAGCCCACGATTTACAAACAATCAACACGCTGAAAACGCTGTTCGACGCCGTTGCGGAACTCGATGACGGCGATTGGTCGGTTAGAACGCGCTAGAGTAATTTTTAAACCATATCGACCAAGATAAATAAATATAGTTGATATGTTACTAGTGGTTACGTACTCTCAGTCCGCTCGGCAGACGCTTCGAAACGTCTGCACGACATACGAGGAGTGCGTCGTTCGCCGATTCGGGCGTGCCGTTTTACTGTGTGAGACGGAACTGAGTGCGTTCCTCGCGCTTCGTCTCCGCGAAAAACACGGGACGGACGTACAAATCGAACGTACCACGCCGCTGAACGAGTTTCAGGAAGTGCCGGAATCGGTTCGAGACGCCGCGTGCGCGTACGAAAATCGCGAACATCCGAGCACGTCGTACAGCAAGTTCGCGGTCGGAACTGACCATCCGTCTCCGGATAATATGCGCGACGAAGAACTGTGAGGACGTGCCGTCGATGAAAGTTAGAATCAACGGTGAAACCCTGACCGGACGCGCTATCGACCTGCGAGAATGGTCAGTGACGCCGATCGAGGCTGTCGCCGCAGTTCAAGAGAACGTAGAAGCAGACGACGGATCGCTCACAGTTGATGGCCCCGAACCCAGACCGGTACACAAACACGTCGGACTCATCGAACCGAAGCTGTCGCTCGCCGTTCGGCCTGCGATGGCCAGCGCCGCACGCTCCAACGGTTTAAGCGCGCCACAGGACGAGGAGATAGCGATACTCACGAAAAAGATGAATTCGTTCGATGTGCGGGACGTTTCGCTCCGGTCAAAGCGACGGCGAGTTGCGGACGCCAGCGGGTCGGAAACGGAACTTCGAGAGCAAGTTGCGGCGCTTCGAGGACGGGTACAGACGCTCCGAGAAACGGACATGGATACGGAATCGGCCGAATCGAGGCTTCGAGAGGCGACACAAAAACTCTCGGAGATGGAAACGGAGCGAATCGCCGCCCAACAGGCGCTCGAACAGGCACAGAAACGACTGCACTCGGTACGAGACGAACGGGCCGAACATCTGCGCCTCCGCGACCGGAAGGAGAATCTCGAACGAGACGCTCGAAAATACCTCGCACAGCAGATTCGAGAAGAGTTCGTATCCGCAGTTTCGGCGGTTCCGAGGGATGAAAACGGAGAGAGACAAATGACGGACTCGGCTCGTCCGGGGCAGTTCGAAGGTGACTCGATAACTGCAGCGTTAGCGACGGCACGAATCGCAAATATTCAGGCACCAATCGTTCTTTCGTGCGGCCGATTCGAGACTGCGAAATCGGCGAGCGACTGTCTCGATACTCCTGTGCTACAGGTTTAAGAGAGAAGACGAACCCAACCCGGGGCATGGTGACGCTACGCTGGGCCACGGACGAACAGTCGGACGGACGAAAAACAATCACGTTGGTCGAACTGGTAATCGAAAACTCGACGGAGACGCCAGTTCGGATACGCGTCGGCAATCGACTCGATGGACGGGTTTGGCCACCTCGTCGAGAAGGTGTTCCGGAAACCGGATGGGACGACGGTGGATTCGAAGGCGTCGTGGCTGCTGGCGAACGACGGTCGCTCGGCTACGCGAGTCCGTCGAAACTGACCGAACCGGACGACGTTCCTGCCGAAATCGTCTGGACTGAACGGGCGGCCGAACCGCGAAGCGAGGAAACGCTCGGAGGAAGCGATTTCGACGGTGGGGATGCGTTCGAAGAGATTCAACCGACGGCAGAAAGCGTCGTTCGAGCGCTCGGCGATTCTCGACCCCCCGCAGATGTCGTGGCGATACCGACCAATCCCGAACTACCGGAGGCGGTTAAATCGTGGCTATCGCGGGTCGAAGCGCGAATCGAGCGCCGCAAACGAACGGGACGTACCGGGGGAGAGTCGTTTGCGGACGACAAACGGGCGCTTCGTGCAGTCGCAGAGCGAATTGCCAATCTGCGAGAGCAAGTCGGAGCAGACGGATGATTGTGGCAGTGACGGGTGGAAAAGGAGGGGTCGGGAAATCGACCGTCGCGCTGAATCTCGGAAACGAACTCGATGCCGTCGTCGTGGATGCAGACCTTGCGATGGCAGACCTTCCGACGACACGCGGTCCGGACTTACACGACGTGCTTGCGGGGCGTGCGGAACCACTCGAAGCGATTTCGACGGTCGGAACGGTTTCCCTGCTGTCCTGCGGGCGTACTCTCGCTGGCGCGCGAGGATGCGATTTGCTGGCGTTCACTAAAGTGATTGAACAGATTACAGAGGAATACGAACACATCGTCATCGACTGCCCAGCAGGAATGGCCGCGGATGCGGGACTGCCGCTGGTCGCCGCGGATTCGTGTTTGCTCGTCACGATTCCCCAGCGATTCGCGTTGGCGGATGCAGTTCGGACGAGAATGCTGGCACGGCAACTCGATACTGGTCTTTTACGAGTGGTGTTGAATAGAACTGAAAAGAATCCACCGGTTGAAATCGTCGAACGAACGTTGGGTGCACCGGTAACCGCAATTCCGGAGTCAAAAACAGTTGCGCAGGCACAACGACACGGTCGGCCAGTTGCAACGGCTGCACCGGAGAGCAAATCAGCGGAACGATTCGCGGAGCTCGGACGGGCGGTTCACCGCTGTAGGTCGTGATACGTCGAACGGAGTGTAACCGGCGTTACGTCTGCGACTTCTGCGGCGGCGCGCTGGGTGACCTTCTCGTTGCATTCGCGGGCGGCGGCGTAGAGACAGGCCGCGGCGACGCCGCTCGGATTGCGGCCGCTGACGAGATTTTGTGTTTCCGCCGCTTCGACGAATTTCGTCGCGCATCGTTCAACCGCCATCGGCAAGTCGAGCTGGCTGGCGAATCGGGGGAGATACTCGCGTGGGTCGATTGGGCCGGTCGGAAGGCCAAGTTCGCGGTTCAGTGCATCGTAAGCGACAGTCAGTTCGTCCCGTTCGGCACGTGCTTTTTCGACGACTTCGTCGAGCGTCCGCGAGACGGTTGCGGTGCGGCAAGTCGCGTAGACGGCCGCCGCGGCGAATCCTTCCAGCGAGCGACCGCGAAGTAAGTCTTCGTTTTGTGCGGATTCGAACAGTACGCAGGCTTGGTCGCGCACGTTCATGGGGAGTTGGAGCGCACCGACGAGACGGCGAATCTCGGTGAATCCGTACACCTGATTCCGCTCGGATTTCGAGGAGATTCTGGCGCGGTTGTGTTGCCGACGCATTCGCGTTATCTGCCGTCGTTTGCGACCGGTCAATCGAACCGAACTGTCTCGATAGCCGATTTCGGTGGACAGGCCGCGGTCGTGTCGGGAACGCGTCAGCGGCGCACCGGTTCGTTTCTTGTCCGTCTCGTCGTCGCTGAACGACCGCCACTCCGGCCCGCGGTCTAAGTTGTCCTCTGCGACGACGAGGCCGCATTCGGTGCAGACGGCTTCTGCGCCGTGTTCGCGGACTCGACTTCTACATTCTGGGCACGTTTTTCCGTGTGTCTGTGTCGTACTCATCTCAGTGAAAACTTCTCCCGAGATGGTATTTAAACGAGCGGAGAAATCGGGGTAAAGGAGTGGTTCGGTGGAACAGAGCGTACCGGTTACCGGTACGTCCTCCCAGTCAGATAATTACCAAATTTGATACCTGTCACAAACATTCAAGTCGGTGAGAAGACAAGAAGACCATATGGCGCTGTCGGATATTGCGGAAGGGTTGGAGGTGACGACCGAGCAGAGAAACCGCGGTGTCGCAACCGTGGACGACACCGGCCGAAACCTCTGCGAACGACTGGAAGCGTTTGCCAACGGCCTTCCGTGTGATGCCGACACGGCGGAAAAAATATTGGAATCTCACGCCTCCGGAACATCTGTCGGCGAAAGTGCACGTAAAAGCGGAGTCGCACCGATTACCGCGGCAAAGACGCTCCATCTACTCGGCGTACACGGCGTTTCGCCACTTCCGCCGATGGGTCACGAAATCATTCGGGATTGGCTGTCGGCCGACCTTTCTCGCTCGGAAGCGCGGGCGTTGACCGGCGCGAACGAAACCGAGTTCGCACTGGCGACGTTTATCGAAACGCACGAACCGATAGAGGGTGCGGCGGAGGTAGTCGAAGGCGCGTTAACGTTCGGCGGCGATGCCGCAGTGAGAAAGCGGGATGCGCTGGCGGAGACGATGAGCGGTGTCGGCGACTTGTTCTAATCCGAAGCGCAGAGAATCGTTTCGTCGGTTATCATTTTTTAATCGTCGATTGACAATCGACGATTACGAAAGCGATTCCGGCAAATAGTCGTTCGGGTCAATGTCTAGGAGACTGTCTTCAGGAAACTCGATGGCGAGCGACGTGTCGAAGACGATTTCGGCAGCGAGCGCGACAGCAGGTGAGAACGACGTATCGAGGTCGGGAGCACTCGCCGGAGCGTTTTCGGTGGAAGTCGTTTCGCTCGGCGGAATTGCCAGTTCGTCGGTGAGTGGATGGTCACCGTCCGCTCCTGCACGATTGGCGATGACAGTGTCCGCACTCGTCCCAAGGTCGGCCAATCTGCCACGCATGGCTTGCACAGCGTCCGAACCATAACGAGACGCGGGCGCAACCAGTGCGATGGAATCGGCGGCATTTACCGCCGCAACGGCCTGATTCGACGCGACTGGCGGCGTATCGATGAGAACGTGGTCAAACCGATTCGCCGCGGTTTCGACGAGCGTTTCGAATCGCTTTGCCGCATCAACTGTCTTCGCGCGTGCGAGTCGTTCGAACGGTGCGTACACCGGACAGAGCGCGAGTCGCCCGGGCGTTTCGACAGGGTGGTCGATGAGCGCCTCGTTCAGTTCGTCCTCGTCAGGGTCGATCTCGCCGTCGGCCAGAAGCGCGGTGAGGTCGGTGTCGATACGCCCGGGAACGTGGCGGGCCAAGCCTTGCGTGGCGAACGCGGCGTCGAAAATTGCTACGTCGCGGCCAGCGTGTGTGAGGATGGCCCCAAGTTCGACGCAGAGGCGTGTCGTTCCTGCTCCGCCAGTTGCACCGACAAATGCGGTAGTTCGTTTCACGGGTCTACCGCGGAATAGATTCGTGCTGGTATAAAAAATCTGGGAGTTACCGGGCGTCGGCGATGTCACCGGCGATTTCATCCAGTTCATCGTCGGAGAGGTCGGGCGTGCTTCCCGCGATGGCGTGAATCGGGTTGCCGCCGTCGCCGTCGAATCGAGGGATAATGTGTGCGTGAACGTGCGGAACTTCCTGTCCGGCCGCCTCGCCATTGTTGAACGCGACGTTGCTCGCGTCGGCATCAACCGCGTCCTCGACTGCGGGCGTGAGTCGGTGAAGCACCGAAAACAGGTCGCTGGCGGTATCTTCGGGCACATCGGAAAGCGTTTCGTGATGAGTCTTCGGAATGACGAGCGTGTGGCCCGGCGCGAGGGGATTCACGTCGAGGAACGCGAACACGGTGTCGTCCTCGTAGACGGTCTTGCTCGGGATGTCGCCTGCGACGATTTGGCAGAAGATGCAGTCGTTGGCCATGCTCGTCTAGTTGTGAGACGGCATGATGAAAGTTGAGGCTTCGTGAGGACGAGAGACGAGAAAGGGAAGCGCTGATTTATTCCCGCAGTTGGAGCAGTTGCCGACGCCGCGATTCGATGTCGAAGTTGGGTTCGAGTTCCGGGTCGTCCGCAAGTCTGTCAAGGACGAGCAGTGGGTCAACCCCGGCCGCTTCCACCCTGTCGAGCAGGGCGTCGATGTGTTGACGGTGAAGGGCCAGCGACGAAAGGAGCGCGGTGGCAATCGCCATCGCGGCGGCGGCATCCTTCTCTTTCGGAAGCACGTCGCTTATCGTGGTGAAATCGGTGAGTTCGGCATCTGGATTTTCGACTGATTCAAGTTGGAGGCAGTGTGGACAGAGGAGTACTGAAGACGGTTTGCCGGGCACATCCTCGCGGAGTGCAGATGGAACGGTAAACGGAAGTCGTTCCTCTCCGCAGTCGGGGCACGTCATAGATGAACGTAGAATCCCTTTGTTGAAAAATCTACTAGTTCCCACCCTGATACTATCGGGTCGGCGGCGGTGTCTTGGTGCCGTCCTCTCCCTCGTCGGTTACGTTGATGGGGATTCCACTTTCGCTGTTTTCGCCGAATCCGGCACTGAGGACACGGGTCAAGGCATCCTCGACGGATTCGTCAGTTTCAGTGAACTGGTCGGGGTCGACTTCCACGACGAATCCGGTTGTGATGTTCGGTGCGGTGGGCAAAAACAGTAGTTCGCGTCCATCGTCGGTTTTCTTTCCAGTTTTGAAGGCGGTCATCCGCATCCCTTCCCACGTCTCGATTTTGACTGGTTTCTGGAGTTGGTTGGTGTCAGAAAGAGCGGTTTCTGCGGCCATTTTGGACGCATTGTAGACGATTCGGAGGCCCGGAAGTTGATTCATCGCGCCGTCGATGGCGTTTTCGACGATGCCACCGACGGTCGTTCGCATGAGATATCCCATGCTTAGCACGAGCATCGAAAACACCGTGAGCACAATGCCGACGCGAATGAGACTCCCGGGAATAGTCAGTATTCCTTCAATAACGGTGTAATCCGAAATATCCACCAAAAACGGCAAGCCAGCGATTTTCAGGAACATCCATGCGACGATGTACGCAGTGACCAGTAACGGGGCGAGAACAATGAGACCACTTCCGGCGTCACGCTTCCACGAAGACATTTGTGTGTAGCATACGAGTGCAGGAATATAAACCAGTTGCAACGTTTCCGTTATCGACCGAGCACTGCGCGGGCCGCGAACAGCAGGTTTTCTTTGCGTTCCATAACGCGACGGTAGAAGTAGGACATCCATTTGCCGCCGTAGGGAACGTACTGCCAGACTTCGTACTCCTCCGCGAGTTCGTACTGGGCGTCCTCGCGCACGCCCATCAGCATCTGAATTTCGAAATCGGTACCGTACTCGTCGTGGAGTTCCTTCGCGTACTCTATCATCGCCGGGTCGTGACTGCCGACAGCGATACCGTCCTCGAACTCCTGAAACATGTATTCGAGGTACTCGCGGTACACTGCATCGACCTTCGCTTTGTCTTTGTACGCGATTTCCTTCGGTTCGTCGTAGGCACCCTTGACCAGTCGAACCTTGCCGGGGAGGGAAGCGAGTCGTTCGAGGTCGTCTTCCGTGCGCTTTAGATTCGCTTGGATACAGACGCCGACGCCGCCGTCGTGTTCGCGGGTCAACTGCTCGAACACGTCCAAGGTCGCGTCCGTCGTGTCGTGATCTTCCATATCAATCCAGACGAACGTGTCGTTCGCGGCGTCCGCGATGCGTTCCATATTTTCCCGGAAGACGTGCGTGCCGATGTCGAGTCCGACCTGCGATGGCTTGACTGAAACGCAGGCGCAAAGGTCGGAACGGTCGATGTCTTCGAGCAGTCGAATGTACACTTCGGCGTCCTCGTCCGCCGGTTTTCGATTCTGATAATGCTCGCCGAGAAGGTTGAGAATGACGTTGACGTTTCGCTGATTGAGTTCCTGCGTATGTTCGAGCGCCTCCGCCGGAGTTTCTCCCGCGACGAACCGACTGGCAATCGGAGGTATCATATCTCGGGATTTGCACCCCCGTGCCTTAGGGTTATATATACCCGCGCCAGACCGTCGGTTCTTAAGACCCGGGGAGTTTCTGTCTCGATATGGATATACTCGGCGTGGATATTTTCGATTTCGGCGTCCTCATCGTCGCGGTGTGGGCAATGTTGCCCGCGTACGTGCCGAACAATGTAGCAGTGGTTGCGGGCGGTGGCGCACCCATCGACGGAGGACGGACGTGGAACGGAGAACGACTCCTCGGTGACGGAAAGACGTGGCGCGGCACCATCGCCGGA
The window above is part of the Haladaptatus cibarius D43 genome. Proteins encoded here:
- a CDS encoding proline dehydrogenase family protein, encoding MIPPIASRFVAGETPAEALEHTQELNQRNVNVILNLLGEHYQNRKPADEDAEVYIRLLEDIDRSDLCACVSVKPSQVGLDIGTHVFRENMERIADAANDTFVWIDMEDHDTTDATLDVFEQLTREHDGGVGVCIQANLKRTEDDLERLASLPGKVRLVKGAYDEPKEIAYKDKAKVDAVYREYLEYMFQEFEDGIAVGSHDPAMIEYAKELHDEYGTDFEIQMLMGVREDAQYELAEEYEVWQYVPYGGKWMSYFYRRVMERKENLLFAARAVLGR
- a CDS encoding DUF502 domain-containing protein encodes the protein MSSWKRDAGSGLIVLAPLLVTAYIVAWMFLKIAGLPFLVDISDYTVIEGILTIPGSLIRVGIVLTVFSMLVLSMGYLMRTTVGGIVENAIDGAMNQLPGLRIVYNASKMAAETALSDTNQLQKPVKIETWEGMRMTAFKTGKKTDDGRELLFLPTAPNITTGFVVEVDPDQFTETDESVEDALTRVLSAGFGENSESGIPINVTDEGEDGTKTPPPTR
- a CDS encoding DUF6276 family protein, which codes for MTCPDCGEERLPFTVPSALREDVPGKPSSVLLCPHCLQLESVENPDAELTDFTTISDVLPKEKDAAAAMAIATALLSSLALHRQHIDALLDRVEAAGVDPLLVLDRLADDPELEPNFDIESRRRQLLQLRE